GCAGCGTTATGTCGACTTGATTCTGCGCGATCGGGCCCGCGATGTGGTGCGCACTCGCGCCGGCGTGGTGCGCTCGCTGCGCGAGTCGTTCCACCGCCGTGGATTCACCGAGGTCGAGACGCCGATGCTGCAGACGCTGCACGGCGGCGCCGCGGCCAGGCCATTCGTCACACATTCGAATGCGTTCGACCTCGAGCTGTACCTGCGCATCGCGCCGGAGCTCTACCTCAAGCGCTGCGTGGTCGGCGGGATCGAGAAGGTTTTCGAGATCAACCGCAACTTCCGCAACGAGGGCAGCGACTCCTCGCACTCGCCCGAGTTCGCGATGCTGGAGTACTACGAGGCCTACGCCACATACGACACGAATGCCGTGATGACCCGCGAACTCATCCAGGAGGCCGCGGAGAACGTGCTCGGCACCCAGGTCGTCACCCTCGTCGACGGAACGGAGTACGACCTTTCCGGCGAATGGACGACACTCGGCATGTACGAGTCGCTGTCGGAGGCATTGGGTGAAGAAGTGTCACCCGAGACTCCCGCCGAGCGGTTGCACAAGATCGCCGCGGCGCGCGAGATCGAGGTGGACCCGAAGCTCGGCCACGGCAAACTTGTCGAAGAACTGTGGGAACACCTCGTGGGCGACGATCTCTCCGCGCCCACATTTGTGCGTGATTTTCCGCTCGAGACATCCCCTCTGACCAGGCAGCATCGGAGCCGGGCCGGGGTCGCGGAGAAGTGGGACCTCTACGTGCGCGGTTTCGAACTCGCCACGGGTTACTCCGAGCTGGTGGATCCGGTCGTGGAGCGGCAGCGCCTCACCGAACAGTCCCTCCTGGCGGCACAGGGTGATAGCGAGGCCATGCGTCTCGACGAGGATTTCCTTCGCGCCCTGGAGTACGGAATGCCGCCGAGCGGTGGAGTCGGAATGGGAGTCGACCGGCTGCTCATGGCGCTGACCGGTCTCGGTATCCGGGAGACGATCCTCTTCCCCCTCGTACGGCCGGAATAACCCACCCGTCGGTAGGAACCGGCCGGGTTTATCTCAAACGAGATTTGCACGCGGCCGGATGAGCGGGTATTAATGTGAGTGACAAAGACTTCTGTCCCGGGGCTCGCCCCGTAACCAGATCATTCGCGTAAGCCCCGCAGGAGGAATCAGATGGCACAGAAGGTGCTCGTCTCCCTGGTCGATGACCTCGACGGCAGTGAGGCCGAAGAGACCGTCGAGTTCGGTTTGGACGGTGTGACCTACCAGATCGACCTGTCCTCGGAAAACGCCGAAGAGTTGCGCGACGCACTGGCCCAGTACGTGGAGCACGCTCGCCGTGCGGGTGGCCGCAAGCGCGCCGCACTGCGTCCGGTCGCGGGTGCGAAGGCTTCGGCCCGCCCGGCCACGGTCGACCGCGAGCAGAACCAGGCCATTCGTGCCTGGGCGCGCAAGAACGGTTTCGCGGTTTCCGACCGGGGCCGGATCCCGTCGGAGGTCGTGGAGGCCTACCACCAGAAGAACTGAGGGGCACAACGAGGAGGCGGCCGCCGGGTTATTTCCGGCGGCCGTTTTGCTTGTCCGGTTTCTGTCCGGTCGCTTGTGCCGGGTCGGCTTGCGTTCAGTGCGGCTTGTGTTCGATCGGTTCGGCTGAGGCGGCGAGGCGGGCCGAACGGGCGAACTCCCCGGGCGAGGATCCGGTCACCGCGCGGAAATCGCGGGTGAAGTGCGGTTGATCGCTATAGCCGAGCCGGGCGGCGAGGTCCGCGAAATCGGGACTGTCGGCGTCGGCGAGGTTGCGCGCGGCATCGTTCAGGCGGTATATCCGGATCGCCCACTTGGGCGTGCAGCCGACGTGTTCCGCGAAGAGCCGCTGAAGTGCCCGTGCGGACAAGCCGGCGCTCGCGGCGAGTTGATCGACGCGCGTGATTTCCGGATCCTCCGCGATTGTTTCCACCGCGGCGGCGGCCGTCCGCGCGGCGGATGGAAGAGCCGAGTGCTTTGCGATCAGCAAGTTGTCGACTGCAGCGATCATTTCCCGATCGTCACTCGCATTTCGCACCGATTCGGCCGCTTCGGTGCCGTCGTGGCCGAAGACGTCCGCCAGCGGAACGGATCGGTCCGCGAGCATCCGCACGGGGGCGCCGAGGAAAGGGTGGAAGCACCCCGGCCGGAACCGCACGCCGAGGCCGTGGGCGCGGCCCTCGAGCCGGTGCGTGAACAGCGTGTGGCCCGGACCGTAGACGCCGCGCGCGCCGGGAAGAAGGTCACGTGCACGGCGATGTTGGGCAGCACGTGCTGGTCGTGGAAGCCGTCGAGGTCCCAGCGCAGCACCCAGTGGTAGTCGACGAACTCGGCGAGCGCGGGTGCCGGCGTGTGGCGGGCGAGCGTGAACTTCGTGCGGGCCACGTGCTCGTCGACGATGCCGCGCGGGATCCGGCGCATGCGCTTCACGCTAGTGCGTCGCGTTCGTTCAAGACGGCCGTCACCCGCCGTGCTTGGCTTCGCGCATGACCGACCACTCCGCCCTGCTGCGCCCGGCCGCGGCCGAGTTCCTGCGCGTGGCGGCCGCCGCGCAACCGCTCACGGCGCCCACCCCGTGCACCGGCTACGACGTGCGCGGCCTGCTCAACCACCTGCTCTACTGGGGCCCCTGGCTCGCCGCCGCCGGCCGGCGCGAGACGTACACGGCGACCGGCACCGAAGCCGACGCCGTCCTCGTCGGCGAAGACTGGCTCGCGACGCTGGAGAAGCAGACCGAAGACCTCGTCGACGCCTTCGCGCCCGCGGCCGCGTGGGAAGGCCTGGCGACGCTCGGCTCGGCCACGATGCCCGCGGCGACCGTCGGCGACATGGTGCTCGGCGAGTTCGTGATTCACGGCTGGGATCTCGCCCGCGCGGCCGGCACACCGTTGACCTGCTCCGAAGAAGCCACAGCGGCCGCGGAAGCCGTGCGCGCCTCCGCGGTCGCCATGGGCGAGCAGGCGCGCGCGATGGGCGTCTACGGCCCCGAGGTGCCGGTTCCGGCCGGCGCTCCGGCCCTCGACCGCGCGCTGGGCGCTTCGGGCCGCGACCCGGCGTGGACTGTGTGACCTGCGATTATCGCGAGCAGACGCGCGGACATTCCGCGCACTCGGCCTCGCCCGGCAGCAGGTAGGAGAAGCAGCAACTCTCCCGTCGTCGTTCCCAAGCGCGGTGCCCCTCGGCACCCACGGCCATGCGCAAGGTCGACGCGGAGGTCAGCGGCCGGTATCTGTCGTCCAGCACCAACGCGGCGTCGGCGACACCGGCGCCTTCCGCGTCCGGTGTCCCGCCCTGGCGGCCGGCCCACCACAGCGAGTTGTCCAGGGCGTCGGTGGCCGCGGCCCACAACATGCGGCGGCCCAGCCGGCTGCTCGGCGCGTACGCGCGCACGAAGCGTGTGGCGTGCGCCACGAACTGGGCGCGCAGCACGCCGGCCAGCGCGCGTTCGTCGGCCACGACGGTGGCTTCCGGGCGTGCGGAGCCGGGGTCGGTGGGCAGGCAGTAGAAGCTGTCGCCCAGCACGGCCATGCCTTCGGGGTGTGGCCGGTCGTCGCCGAGGCCGAAGGCCAGCTGCTCGGGTTTGAGCGAGGGCACGCGGCGTTCGTGGTGCAGCAGCAGTGCGCCGACGTACGCGGGAACGTGCAGGTACCACGATATGACGTAGCTCGCGGCCGTGCGCTCGGGCGCGGCGCCGTGGTTGTGGAGAAGCCACTTTTCCAGCCGTTCACGCCATTCGGTGAAAAGCTCGGGGTGTTCGAGCAGCTCGGCGCAGTGGAACCACCCGGTCGGGACGTCTCTCCGCAGCTCACCGCGCTCCTGCAGTCCCCCGACCCGCAGGAGCGAATCGGCGAGACCGTCTCCGACGTCGCTGGCGTCGCGGGAAGACCGCTGCTGGTTCACCGCGGCCCTCCTTGTTGGCCGAACTGATTAGGCGTGCCTAACCTTACAGAGGTTTCGCAGTTGCGCCAATCGGGTGCCCACCTGGTGGAAACGGCCAGCTCCCCGATGTGTTCGCGCTGAGCGGACAGGGGGCCGCGGGCGGAATCCGAACGCGGGGCCGTACGTTCGACAAGAGGTAAAAGTGCAGGGCAACCGGACGTTGGACGATGACTCGAAGGGTCACCGGCCGGGTGCCAAAAGGCCACCGCAAGCCGTAGTGGTACGCAAGCGCGACCGCTTGGCTACTACAGTGGTCTCACGGTGCTGTCCGTCGCGGGTGCAATCTCGTGGCGGGAACGGGCCGCCGACGCAGCAGTCGAGGGAGTGCGCATGTTTGAGAGGTTCACCGACCGCGCGAGGCGGGTGGTCGTCCTGGCCCAAGAAGAGGCCCGGATGCTCAACCACAACTACATCGGCACCGAGCACATCCTCCTGGGTCTGATCCACGAGGGTGAGGGTGTCGCCGCCAAGGCGCTCGAGTCGCTGGGCATTGCCCTCGAGGGAGTGCGCCAGCAGGTCGAAGAGATCATCGGCCAGGGTCAGCAGGCGCCGAGCGGGCACATCCCGTTCACGCCGCGGGCCAAGAAGGTGCTTGAGCTGTCGCTGCGCGAAGCGCTTCAGCTCGGCCACAACTACATCGGTACCGAGCACATCCTGCTCGGCCTGATCCGCGAGGGTGAGGGCGTCGCCGCACAGGTGCTCGTCAAGCTCGGCGCGGACCTCAACCGGGTGCGCCAGCAGGTGCTGCAGCTTCTGTCGGGTTACCAGACCGGCGAGAAGTCCACCGAGAGCGGCTCGGGCCGCGGCGAGGGCACCCCGTCGTCGTCGCTGGTGCTCGACCAGTTCGGCCGCAACATGACCGTGCTCGCCCGCGAGGGCAAGCTCGACCCGGTCATCGGGCGCGGCAAGGAGATCGAGCGGGTCATGCAGGTGCTGTCCCGCCGCACCAAGAACAACCCGGTGCTCATCGGCGAGCCCGGCGTCGGCAAGACCGCCGTCGTCGAGGGCCTTGCCCAGAGCATCGTCAAGGGCGAGGTGCCCGAGACGCTCAAGGACAAGCAGCTTTACACGCTGGACCTGGGCTCTCTGGTCGCCGGCTCCCGCTACCGCGGTGACTTCGAAGAGCGCCTGAAGAAGGTGCTCAAGGAGATCAAGACCCGCGGCGACATCATCCTGTTCATCGACGAGCTGCACACGCTCGTCGGCGCAGGTGCCGCCGAGGGCGCCATCGACGCGGCTTCGATCCTGAAGCCGATGCTGGCCCGCGGTGAGCTACAGACGATCGGTGCGACCACGCTCGAGGAGTACCGCAAGTACATCGAGAAGGACGCCGCGCTGGAGCGCCGCTTCCAGCCGATCCAGGTCGGCGAGCCGTCGCTCGAGCACACCATCGAGATCCTCAAGGGCCTGCGCGACCGGTACGAGGCGCACCACCGCGTCTCGATCACCGACTCGGCGCTGGTCGCGGCGGCCACGCTGGCCGACCGCTACATCAACGACCGGTTCCTGCCGGACAAGGCCATCGACCTCATCGACGAGGCCGGCGCCCGCATGCGTATCCGCCGCATGACCGCGCCGCCGGACCTGCGCGAGTTCGACGAGAAGATCGCCGACGTCCGCCGCGACAAGGAGTCCGCGATCGACGCGCAGGACTTCGAGCGGGCCGCCCGCCTGCGTGACGAGGAGAAGACCCTCCTCGGCCAGAAGGGCGAGCGCGAGAAGCAGTGGAAGGACGGCGACCTCGACGTCGTCGCCGAGGTGGACGACGAGCAGATCGCGGAGGTGCTGGCCAACTGGACCGGCATCCCGGTGTTCAAGCTCACCGAAGAGGAGACCACCCGGCTGCTGCGCATGGAGGAAGAGCTCCACAAGCGCATCATCGGCCAGGAGGACGCGGTCAAGGCCGTCTCCCAGGCGATCCGCCGTACCCGTGCGGGTCTGAAGGACCCGAAGCGCCCGTCGGGCTCGTTCATCTTCGCCGGCCCGTCCGGTGTCGGTAAGACCGAGCTGTCCAAGGCGCTGGCGGCCTTCCTGTTCGGCGAGGACGACGCTCTCATCCAGATCGACATGGGTGAGTTCCACGACCGCTACACCGCTTCGCGGCTCTTCGGTGCCCCTCCGGGCTACGTCGGCTACGAAGAGGGCGGGCAGCTGACCGAGAAGGTGCGGCGCAAGCCGTTCTCGGTGGTGCTCTTCGACGAGATCGAGAAGGCGCACCAGGAGATCTACAACACGCTCCTGCAGGTGCTCGAAGACGGCCGCCTCACCGACGGTCAGGGTCGCACGGTCGACTTCAAGAACACGGTCCTGATCTTCACCTCGAACCTGGGCACCTCGGACATCTCCAAGTCCGTGAGCCTCGGCTTCTCCTCCGGAGCGGACATCACCAACCGCTACGAGAAGATGAAGCAGAAGGTCAACGAGGAGATGAAGAAGCATTTCCGGCCCGAGTTCCTGAACCGGATCGACGACATCATCGTCTTCCACCAGCTCACGCAGGAACAGATCATCATGATGGTCGACCTGATGATCGGGCGCGTGGAGACGCAGCTCAAGGCCAAGGACATGGAGCTGGAGCTCACGGAGAAGGCCAAGGCTCTGCTGGCCAAGCGTGGCTTCGACCCCGTGCTCGGCGCCCGGCCGCTGCGTCGCACGATCCAGCGCGAGATCGAGGATCAGCTGTCGGAGAAGATCCTGTTCGGCGAGGTCGAGCCCGGCCAGATCATCCTGGTCGACGTCGACGGCTGGAGCGGCAACCCCGAGGACCGCGACGACGAAGCGCACTTCACCTTCCGCGGTGAGAAGCGCCCGTCCTCGGTTCCGGACGCGCCGCCGGTCAGCATCGGTGCCTCGGAGCACGACACCGAGAACGACTGATCGCTTGACGAGCTGAGAAGGGCGGTTCCCCACGGGGAGCCGCCCTTCTCCGTATTGTCGAGTCCATGGGGGACTCGCGACTGACGGACCATCTGCGAGTGGCCACGGCGTTGGCGCTGCTGAGCGACCGGCAGCTGACCGAACGGCTCTCGTCCGCCGAGGTGGTATCGGAAGGCATCGGCGGCACGGGTGTGCGGCTCGACGTCGACGGCACGCCGGTGTTCGCGAAGCGGGTGCCGTTGACGGAGCTCGAACTCCGGCATCCGCACTCCACGGCGAATCTCTACGACCTGCCGGTGTTCTGCCACTACGGCCTCGGCTCGCCGGCGGGCTCGGCGTGGCGTGAGCTGGCGCTGCACGTCATGGCCACCGGCTGGGCGCTCGGCGGTGAGTGCGAGTACTTCCCGCTGCTGCACCACTGGCGCGTGCTGCCGCTGCGGGCCGACCGCGTGCCCGATCGCCCTCTCGAAGCGGACGTCGAGTACTGGGGCGGCTCTTCCGCTGTGCGCCGACGGCTGGAAGAAGTCGAGGCCGCCGAGTCGAGCGTGGTGCTGTTCTGCGAGCACTTCCCGACGACGTTGCACGCGTGGCTGCCCTCGCACCTCGACCAGACCGAGCGGGTGGAGGAGCAGTTGTTCGAGACGGCCGCTTTCCTTCGCGCAGAAGGCGTGCTGCATTTCGACACGCACTTCGGCAACTTCCTCACCGACGGCGAGCGCCTTTACCTGACCGACTTCGGCCTCGCCTTCGCTACGCGGTTCGACCTGAGTGCCGAGGAGCGCGCGTTCGCCGAGCTCAACCTCGAGCACGATTCCGCGTACTTGGCCATGCATCTGACGCAGTGGCTGGTCACGGAGGTCTGCGGCACCTGGGACCGGGCCGCGCGGGTGGCCGCGGTCCGCCGTGCGGCCGCCGGTGAGCTGCCGCTGCCGGACCCCGTGGCATCGGTGGTCGCGCGGCACGCGAAGACGGCCGTGGTGTTCACCGACTTCTACGACCGGCTCCGCGCGGACCGCGAGGCGCCGTTCCCGAGCCTCAGTTCAACGTTCCGGCGCTGACGTCGAGGTCGTCCACAGTGGTCAGCGCGGTCGTGATCAGGGCGTCCAACGCTTCCGCCGACTGCTGCACCTCGAGCGCCGGCCGGCCCGCCCCGGTTTGCTCCGGCGCGGACGGCACGTGGACGAATCCGCCTCGTAGTGAAGGGAATTCGGTGGCGAGCAAGTGCATCAGGCCGTAGAAGACCTGGTTGCACACATAGGTTCCCGCCGTGTGCGACACCGCCGCCGGCACACCCTTGGCCTGGATCGCCGCCACCGCCGCCTTGACCGGCAACGTGGTGAAGTAGGCCGCCGGGCCGCCCGCCATCACCGGCACGTCGACGGGCTGGTCGCCGGCGTTGTCGGGAATCCGCGCGTCGATCAGGTTGATCGCCACCCGCTCCGGCGTGACGGCGCTGCGCCCACCCGCTTCTCCCGCACACACCACCAGGCTCGGCCGGTGCCGCTCGATCGTCGCCCGCAAGGCGGGCAGCGACGTGCCGAACTCCACCGGCAGCTCCACGGCCACCACGTCGTCGCGCCGCGCGGCCACCAGCCGCGCCGCCTGCCAGGAGGGATTCGTCGCCGAGCCGCCGAACGGCGCGAACCCCGTTAGTAAGACAGTCATGCTGCATATCCTTGCGGAACTGAACCACGACGCGAGATCGCGCCGGTTTCTGGACTGAGCGATGTGCCCGGCCCGAGGGCCGGGCACATCGGGAGGGAAGAAACCGGCGCGATCTCGCGCGCGTCGGCGGAGCCGACGAGATCACACTGCCTTCACGAAACGGTACAGATCAAGCGACCGGCTTCAGATCACCCGGGTAGAGGTACTGGTCGGATGGCTTGCCCGAGCCGTAGATCCACGCGTCGAAGAAGCCCTGCAGATCCTTGTGCGCCACGGACTCGCAGTACTTCTGGAACTCCTGCATGCTCGCGTTGCCGTTGCGGTGCAGCGAGTTCCACGTCTTGAGCACCTTGTCGAACGCGGCCTCGCCCATGTACTTGCTCAGGGCGTGCAGTGCGACCGGGCCCTTGGAGTACACGTAGGTGAACTCGTTGCCCGCGCCCATGTCGTAGAGCTTTCCGTTCCAGAACCGGTCGGACTCGCTCGCGACTTCCTGGCGGTACTGGTCGTCGAGGTTGACGCCGTTCTTGGCTTCGTCCCACAACCATTCGGCGTACGAGGCGAAGCACTCGTTGAGGCAGACGTCCTTCCAGTGGTCCACGGCCACGGTGTCGCCGTACCACTGGTGGGCGTTCTCGTGCACGATCGTGCCGACGTTGCCCGCGCGGCCCGAGTAGATCGGCCGGCTCATGGTTTCGAGCGAGAACCCGATGGGCTCGGCCAGGTAGATGCCGCCGGCGGCGTCCACAGGGTACTTGCCGAACTTCGACTCCAGGAAGTCGAGGATCTCCGGCAGCCGCGCGTCGGCCTGCTTCGTGGAGTCGGGTGTGCCGGGCGCGAACGCGCTGACGATCGGCGTGCCGTCCTTGCGCTTGCGCTTGTCGAACGTCCACTTGTCGATGGCGACCGTGGTCATGTACGGCACGGCGGGCGTGGTCTCGGCCCACACGTG
The sequence above is a segment of the Amycolatopsis sp. 2-15 genome. Coding sequences within it:
- the lysS gene encoding lysine--tRNA ligase, coding for MTEFPAPDALREDDLPEQMRVRRDKRDRIIAEGVDPYPVEVPRTHSLAEIRAAHTDLAPDTATGQTVGVTGRVMFLRNTGKLCFATLREGDGTELQAMLSLAKVGEESLASWKSDVDLGDHVFVSGEVITSKRGELSVMADKWQLTSKALRPLPNTHSDLAEETRIRQRYVDLILRDRARDVVRTRAGVVRSLRESFHRRGFTEVETPMLQTLHGGAAARPFVTHSNAFDLELYLRIAPELYLKRCVVGGIEKVFEINRNFRNEGSDSSHSPEFAMLEYYEAYATYDTNAVMTRELIQEAAENVLGTQVVTLVDGTEYDLSGEWTTLGMYESLSEALGEEVSPETPAERLHKIAAAREIEVDPKLGHGKLVEELWEHLVGDDLSAPTFVRDFPLETSPLTRQHRSRAGVAEKWDLYVRGFELATGYSELVDPVVERQRLTEQSLLAAQGDSEAMRLDEDFLRALEYGMPPSGGVGMGVDRLLMALTGLGIRETILFPLVRPE
- a CDS encoding histone-like nucleoid-structuring protein Lsr2; protein product: MAQKVLVSLVDDLDGSEAEETVEFGLDGVTYQIDLSSENAEELRDALAQYVEHARRAGGRKRAALRPVAGAKASARPATVDREQNQAIRAWARKNGFAVSDRGRIPSEVVEAYHQKN
- a CDS encoding helix-turn-helix domain-containing protein → MIAAVDNLLIAKHSALPSAARTAAAAVETIAEDPEITRVDQLAASAGLSARALQRLFAEHVGCTPKWAIRIYRLNDAARNLADADSPDFADLAARLGYSDQPHFTRDFRAVTGSSPGEFARSARLAASAEPIEHKPH
- a CDS encoding TIGR03086 family metal-binding protein, producing MTDHSALLRPAAAEFLRVAAAAQPLTAPTPCTGYDVRGLLNHLLYWGPWLAAAGRRETYTATGTEADAVLVGEDWLATLEKQTEDLVDAFAPAAAWEGLATLGSATMPAATVGDMVLGEFVIHGWDLARAAGTPLTCSEEATAAAEAVRASAVAMGEQARAMGVYGPEVPVPAGAPALDRALGASGRDPAWTV
- a CDS encoding (2Fe-2S)-binding protein; the encoded protein is MNQQRSSRDASDVGDGLADSLLRVGGLQERGELRRDVPTGWFHCAELLEHPELFTEWRERLEKWLLHNHGAAPERTAASYVISWYLHVPAYVGALLLHHERRVPSLKPEQLAFGLGDDRPHPEGMAVLGDSFYCLPTDPGSARPEATVVADERALAGVLRAQFVAHATRFVRAYAPSSRLGRRMLWAAATDALDNSLWWAGRQGGTPDAEGAGVADAALVLDDRYRPLTSASTLRMAVGAEGHRAWERRRESCCFSYLLPGEAECAECPRVCSR
- a CDS encoding ATP-dependent Clp protease ATP-binding subunit gives rise to the protein MFERFTDRARRVVVLAQEEARMLNHNYIGTEHILLGLIHEGEGVAAKALESLGIALEGVRQQVEEIIGQGQQAPSGHIPFTPRAKKVLELSLREALQLGHNYIGTEHILLGLIREGEGVAAQVLVKLGADLNRVRQQVLQLLSGYQTGEKSTESGSGRGEGTPSSSLVLDQFGRNMTVLAREGKLDPVIGRGKEIERVMQVLSRRTKNNPVLIGEPGVGKTAVVEGLAQSIVKGEVPETLKDKQLYTLDLGSLVAGSRYRGDFEERLKKVLKEIKTRGDIILFIDELHTLVGAGAAEGAIDAASILKPMLARGELQTIGATTLEEYRKYIEKDAALERRFQPIQVGEPSLEHTIEILKGLRDRYEAHHRVSITDSALVAAATLADRYINDRFLPDKAIDLIDEAGARMRIRRMTAPPDLREFDEKIADVRRDKESAIDAQDFERAARLRDEEKTLLGQKGEREKQWKDGDLDVVAEVDDEQIAEVLANWTGIPVFKLTEEETTRLLRMEEELHKRIIGQEDAVKAVSQAIRRTRAGLKDPKRPSGSFIFAGPSGVGKTELSKALAAFLFGEDDALIQIDMGEFHDRYTASRLFGAPPGYVGYEEGGQLTEKVRRKPFSVVLFDEIEKAHQEIYNTLLQVLEDGRLTDGQGRTVDFKNTVLIFTSNLGTSDISKSVSLGFSSGADITNRYEKMKQKVNEEMKKHFRPEFLNRIDDIIVFHQLTQEQIIMMVDLMIGRVETQLKAKDMELELTEKAKALLAKRGFDPVLGARPLRRTIQREIEDQLSEKILFGEVEPGQIILVDVDGWSGNPEDRDDEAHFTFRGEKRPSSVPDAPPVSIGASEHDTEND
- the pcp gene encoding pyroglutamyl-peptidase I, with the translated sequence MTVLLTGFAPFGGSATNPSWQAARLVAARRDDVVAVELPVEFGTSLPALRATIERHRPSLVVCAGEAGGRSAVTPERVAINLIDARIPDNAGDQPVDVPVMAGGPAAYFTTLPVKAAVAAIQAKGVPAAVSHTAGTYVCNQVFYGLMHLLATEFPSLRGGFVHVPSAPEQTGAGRPALEVQQSAEALDALITTALTTVDDLDVSAGTLN
- a CDS encoding M1 family metallopeptidase, which gives rise to MRLQHRWRRPAVTVVATLAALSLGGGIASAGQDGYGWGTPGADGAGDSYYPQDGNGGYDVADYNLAVTYAPDSHQLTGVQTISARATQTLSSFNLDLNGLTVDSVKVNGLKAKFTRSGDHELTITPLIPLLRGLPFRTVISYHGVPAPISDPSLGNNGWQYATDGGAFAAGEPKSASTWYPVNDTPLDKATFHLAITVPDEWGVIANGRELGTHKTAKGTTHVWAETTPAVPYMTTVAIDKWTFDKRKRKDGTPIVSAFAPGTPDSTKQADARLPEILDFLESKFGKYPVDAAGGIYLAEPIGFSLETMSRPIYSGRAGNVGTIVHENAHQWYGDTVAVDHWKDVCLNECFASYAEWLWDEAKNGVNLDDQYRQEVASESDRFWNGKLYDMGAGNEFTYVYSKGPVALHALSKYMGEAAFDKVLKTWNSLHRNGNASMQEFQKYCESVAHKDLQGFFDAWIYGSGKPSDQYLYPGDLKPVA